DNA from Gemmatimonas sp.:
CGCGCCCTTCGGCAACTGGATGACGTCTCCCGTGGGCGTGAACACGAAGATCTCATCCTGATACAGGTCGAGCTTCAGGAACTCGAGAAATTCTCCCGGCGTCTCGGCGTCGAGCTGCAGTTCGAGCACCTGTCGAAACCACGCCAGCTGGCGATCGAGATCATCGGCGCTGCGTGACGACTCCTTGTACAACCAGTGCGCCGCGATGCCGAAATCGGCAGTGCGGTGCATGTCGCGCGTCCGGATCTGGATCTCGAACAGCTGACGGCCCGGGCCGAAGACCGTCGTATGCAGCGACTGATAGCCGTTGGACTTCGGCTGCGCGATGTAATCCTTGATGCGCTCCTGCACCGGCGTCCAGCCGTCGTGGATCACGCCGAGAGCGTGATAGCACTCGAGCACATTGGGAACAATCACGCGAATTGCCAGCAGGTCGTAGATGTCCTCGTACGGCCGATCGCGCTGCTGCATTTTCTTGTAGATCGACCATAGGTGCTTCGGCCTCCCAGTGACTTCGACGTCGGCGATGCCGGCCACGGTGAGCCGCTTCTCGAGCGGCTCACGCATCTGGGCGATGAGCTGTTCGCGTTCGCCACGCTTCGCCGCCACCAACTTGGCGAGCGTCTTGTACGCCTCAGGCTCGAGGTGCTTGAAGGCCAGATCCTCGAGCTCCCACCGCACCTTCGCCATACCGAAACGGTGAGCCAGCGGTGCGTAGAGATCGCGCGTTTCCTGCGCGATCCGCCGGCGCTTCTCCGGGGCGAGAAAGTCGAGCGTGCGCATGTTGTGCAGGCGATCGGCCAGCTTGATCAGGATGACGCGCGCATCCTTGGCGATCGACAGCAGCAGCTTGCGATAATTCTCGACCTGTCGCTCTTCGCGGGACGAGAGGGGCAGATTCGCGATCTTCGTCAGACCATCGACGATCTGCGCGATCTCGGAACCGAACTCGCGCTCGACATCCTCGACCGTGATGTCGGTGTCCTCGACGATATCGTGGAGCAGTCCGCTGGCCACCGTTGTCGTGTCGAGCTGCAGGTCGGCCAGGATACGCGCGACTTCGATGCAGTGCGACACGTACGGTTCGCCGGAATGCCGGACCTGCCCCGCGTGTGCGACATCGGAAAACTTGTACGCGCGCACGAGCAATTCGTGGTCGAGCCGATCATAGGAGATATCGGCACTCGGCCCGAACCCGGGAATCATCTCGTGCAGCGCGATCGTTGTCACAGCAGACCTGCCTCCGCAAAGCTCACGTAGCGCCCACGTCCCACAATGATGTGGTCGTGTACCGGGATATCCAGCAAGCGCCCGGCCGCCACCAACTGTTCCGTCACCGCCCTGTCTTCCGCCGACGGTGTCGGGTCGCCACTCGGGTGGTTGTGCACCAGAATAACCGCCGCCGCCCGTTCCGCGATCGCCTCCCGAAACACCTCTCGCGGATGCACCAGTGACGAGTTCAACAATCCCCGTGTGATCAACACGTCCCGTTCAAGACGGTGTTGCGCGTCGAGGATCGCGACATGGAACTCCTCCACTGGCGCATCCTGCAACCGCGGCGCAAACACCGCCACCACGTCACGGGGACCACGGAGCGGCACCCCCGCCTCGCGTGCCTCTCCCGCCATCCGCCTCCCGAGTTCGAGCGCCGCGTGCACTGCAGTCGCCCGTGCTCGTCCTACCCCGCGCACCCGTGTCAGAGCCGCCAACGGCATGGACCCGAGCCGTCCAAGAGAGCCCCCCGCCTGCTCAAGCACGAGCTGTGCACAGGCGAGTGCCGAGGCACCTTTCCCGCCGGAGCCGAGCACCGTGGCGATCAGCTCGGTGGTGCTCAACGCTTGCGCGCCGAGACTTCGAAGCCGCTCGCGCGGTCGATCGACGTTCGGCATCTCTTTGATCTTAAGGGCAGCAGCGGGAGACTGGCTAGTCGTTACTGTCACGGACGCACTCCAGGAGAATGGGAAAATGGCCATCTCCACAGGATGCGGAGCAGTCGCTGTTGCGACGGTACCCCCGCATTGCGAGCTGGCCCATTTTACCGCATGCCCCATATCCTGACCGACCAGGCCTCCTCGCCTCCCCAGCGCTCGGAGTCGTTCGATCCCGACAGTTCGGAATCCTGGGCAGCGCTTCGCGAGCTTGGTCATCGCATGCTCGACGACATGCTCGACGTTCAGTCGTCGTTGACCCATCGACCGGCGTGGCAGGAAATCCCCGCCGCCAAGCGCCTGATGTTCGACGAGCCGGCCCCTATGGAAGGGATCGGCGCGGATGCCGCCTACGACCGCTTTCGCAGCCACATCCTGCCCTACGGCAATGGCAATTGGCACCCGCGCTTTTTTGGTTGGGTGCAGGGCCAGGGCACGCCGCTGGCCATGCTCGCGGAGATGCTCGCAGCGGGCATGAACCCGCATCTCGCCGGATTCAACCATGCACCGCCGCTGGTGGAACGACAGGTGGTTGGCTGGCTGGCCGATCTCATGGGTATTCCGGGTGCTGGCGGGCTCCTGGTGACCGGTGGAACGGCCGCCAACACCCATGCGCTAGGCGTCGCTCGGTTCGCCTCCGTTCGCTCGCGTGGCAGAAATGTGCGCAACGACGGTCTGCAGCACTGGCCGGATGGTCCGACGGCGAAGCCGCTGGTCTTCTACGGCTCCGTCGAGACACATGGCTGGGCGCGCAAGGCTGCCGAGTGGCTTGGGCTGGGCGATCGCGCATTCCGGCGCGTGCCGGTCAATGCCGCGTACCAGATGGATCTCGTGGCACTACGCGACATGATCGAACGCGATCGCGAGGACGGCCTCGATCCGTTCTGCGTCATGGGGACCGCGGGCACGGTGAACACGGGCGCGACCGACGATCTGCCGGCCATCGCGCAGCGGTGTCGCGATGAGTCCCTCTGGTTCCACGTTGACGGCGCCTTCGGCGCGTTGGCCCTTCTGGCGCCCTCCGGACGCGAGCAGGTAGCCGGGCTGGAGCAGGCCGACTCCGTCGCCTTCGACCTCCACAAGTGGGGCGCGATGCCGTTTGAATGCGCGTGTGTGCTCGTGCGGGACCCGGCCGTGAATCACGACGCCTTCCGTGCCGCCGCGTCCTATCTCGCAGAGACGAGCCGCGGCGTCAGCGCCGGGGGGGTGTACTTCGCGGATCGAGGACTCGACCTGACCCGTGGATTCAAGGCACTCAAAGTGTGGATGCAGCTGCAAGCCGATGGTGTGGCCAAGCTAGGTCGCCTCATCGAACAGAACATCCGACAGGCACAACAGTTCGCAGGCGCGGTGGTCGCCCATCGATCACTTGAGCTGCTTGCACCGGCCCCGCTCAACATCGTGTGCTTTCGTTATCGCGCGGATTCGCTCGACGATGCGACGCTGGACGCGATCAACGAGGAGTTGTTGCTGCGCCTGCAGGAGCGCGGCATTGCGGTCCCGTCGAGTACGCGCATTGGCGCGCGCTTCGCGCTTCGCTTGGCCCACGTGAATCACCGCACGACCGACGAGGACATGGCGCTCGTACTGTCTGCCGTTACG
Protein-coding regions in this window:
- a CDS encoding bifunctional (p)ppGpp synthetase/guanosine-3',5'-bis(diphosphate) 3'-pyrophosphohydrolase; translation: MTTIALHEMIPGFGPSADISYDRLDHELLVRAYKFSDVAHAGQVRHSGEPYVSHCIEVARILADLQLDTTTVASGLLHDIVEDTDITVEDVEREFGSEIAQIVDGLTKIANLPLSSREERQVENYRKLLLSIAKDARVILIKLADRLHNMRTLDFLAPEKRRRIAQETRDLYAPLAHRFGMAKVRWELEDLAFKHLEPEAYKTLAKLVAAKRGEREQLIAQMREPLEKRLTVAGIADVEVTGRPKHLWSIYKKMQQRDRPYEDIYDLLAIRVIVPNVLECYHALGVIHDGWTPVQERIKDYIAQPKSNGYQSLHTTVFGPGRQLFEIQIRTRDMHRTADFGIAAHWLYKESSRSADDLDRQLAWFRQVLELQLDAETPGEFLEFLKLDLYQDEIFVFTPTGDVIQLPKGATPLDFAFAVHTQVGAHCAGAKVNGRIAPLSRELKNSETVEILTNPNAKPSRDWLSHVRTGRARHKIRQMLRLEERSSAMRLGREIIERELRRRRLPKIDDHGLQPIAKLLKLKDATQLIASVGAGDVHVMQVLKALHPDLETAEPVEKQSTLERIVDRVRGTGKGIRIQGADGLLVRYSQCCQPVPGDQVVGYVTRGRGVSIHRGDCPNLLLLAHEPERRLDIDWHEMAGERFIVRLAMEGTDRRGLYADVAAAVSATGTDIKSLELKTIDGRVTGSAMVEVENLAHLERIMKAARRVKGIAAVSRREKITAEE
- the radC gene encoding DNA repair protein RadC, translating into MTVTTSQSPAAALKIKEMPNVDRPRERLRSLGAQALSTTELIATVLGSGGKGASALACAQLVLEQAGGSLGRLGSMPLAALTRVRGVGRARATAVHAALELGRRMAGEAREAGVPLRGPRDVVAVFAPRLQDAPVEEFHVAILDAQHRLERDVLITRGLLNSSLVHPREVFREAIAERAAAVILVHNHPSGDPTPSAEDRAVTEQLVAAGRLLDIPVHDHIIVGRGRYVSFAEAGLL
- a CDS encoding pyridoxal-dependent decarboxylase; translated protein: MPHILTDQASSPPQRSESFDPDSSESWAALRELGHRMLDDMLDVQSSLTHRPAWQEIPAAKRLMFDEPAPMEGIGADAAYDRFRSHILPYGNGNWHPRFFGWVQGQGTPLAMLAEMLAAGMNPHLAGFNHAPPLVERQVVGWLADLMGIPGAGGLLVTGGTAANTHALGVARFASVRSRGRNVRNDGLQHWPDGPTAKPLVFYGSVETHGWARKAAEWLGLGDRAFRRVPVNAAYQMDLVALRDMIERDREDGLDPFCVMGTAGTVNTGATDDLPAIAQRCRDESLWFHVDGAFGALALLAPSGREQVAGLEQADSVAFDLHKWGAMPFECACVLVRDPAVNHDAFRAAASYLAETSRGVSAGGVYFADRGLDLTRGFKALKVWMQLQADGVAKLGRLIEQNIRQAQQFAGAVVAHRSLELLAPAPLNIVCFRYRADSLDDATLDAINEELLLRLQERGIAVPSSTRIGARFALRLAHVNHRTTDEDMALVLSAVTEIGDEVVAELVAARRPHPS